The following coding sequences are from one Chrysiogenes arsenatis DSM 11915 window:
- a CDS encoding complex I subunit 4 family protein, which produces MFINPTELNTLTLTALMVIPIIGALIIALQGKSENTKAPHYIAAATTFTVFVLSVVMAFSYWPYAGGENQYLFRDTWNWIPFLNTSYDVAVDGLSLPMVVLTTFLIFICSLASWNIADKRPKLYFALFLFLETALIGVFTSVDMLLFFVFWELELIPMYFLIGIWGGPRREYASYKFILYTVLASAGMFISLLAIYFYAGAYSFDYITVSQSGILRDLSMFVQVLLFLGFFLCFAVKLPVVPLHTWLPDAHVEAPTPVSVLLAGVLLKMGAYGLFRFNFGLFPEATQYLATLLAVLGVINIVYGAFLALAQTDMKKVIAYSSVSHMGFVLLGLASLNHMAFNGGILQMFAHGTITAMMFLMVGVVYDRAHTREIAKLGGLAQQMPMASALFLVTAFAAVGVPGFNGFVAEVLIYVGAFQSFPILTIIAVLGIILGAAYMLWLQERVFFGPRKAVWNGLSDMNGLEKFNMIACLIVVLITGILPFLIMDIINPATVQLLGLLG; this is translated from the coding sequence ATGTTTATCAATCCAACCGAACTCAATACCCTGACGCTGACGGCTTTGATGGTCATCCCGATCATCGGCGCGCTGATCATTGCGTTGCAGGGAAAATCGGAAAACACCAAAGCCCCTCACTACATTGCGGCGGCCACCACGTTTACCGTTTTCGTCCTTTCCGTGGTCATGGCATTTTCTTACTGGCCGTATGCTGGTGGCGAGAATCAGTACCTTTTCCGTGATACTTGGAACTGGATCCCATTCCTGAACACCAGCTATGACGTAGCCGTCGACGGCCTTTCGCTACCGATGGTTGTCCTCACTACGTTCCTGATCTTTATCTGTTCACTCGCTTCGTGGAACATCGCCGACAAACGTCCGAAGCTCTACTTTGCGCTGTTCCTCTTCCTTGAAACGGCTTTGATCGGCGTATTTACTTCGGTTGATATGCTGCTCTTCTTTGTTTTCTGGGAATTAGAACTGATCCCGATGTACTTCCTGATTGGTATTTGGGGTGGCCCACGCCGCGAATATGCATCGTATAAGTTCATCCTGTACACCGTGCTCGCTTCTGCGGGGATGTTCATTTCGCTGCTGGCGATCTACTTCTACGCTGGCGCATACAGCTTTGACTACATCACCGTATCGCAAAGCGGTATTCTGCGCGATCTGAGCATGTTCGTTCAGGTTCTGCTCTTCCTTGGCTTCTTCCTCTGCTTTGCGGTCAAACTGCCGGTGGTGCCACTGCACACATGGTTGCCAGACGCACACGTTGAAGCACCAACGCCGGTATCAGTACTGCTGGCTGGTGTCCTGCTGAAAATGGGCGCCTATGGACTGTTCCGCTTCAACTTCGGCTTATTCCCTGAAGCGACACAATATCTGGCAACGCTCCTTGCCGTGCTCGGTGTGATCAATATTGTCTATGGTGCCTTCCTTGCTTTAGCGCAAACCGATATGAAAAAGGTTATCGCCTACAGTTCGGTTTCGCACATGGGCTTTGTCCTGCTCGGCCTTGCAAGCTTGAATCACATGGCGTTTAACGGTGGGATTCTGCAAATGTTTGCTCACGGCACCATCACTGCGATGATGTTCCTTATGGTCGGCGTGGTGTACGATCGCGCCCATACGCGCGAAATCGCGAAACTTGGCGGCTTGGCACAGCAAATGCCAATGGCTTCTGCCCTGTTTCTGGTTACGGCGTTTGCGGCAGTCGGTGTCCCTGGTTTCAACGGCTTTGTGGCAGAAGTGCTGATTTATGTTGGCGCCTTCCAAAGCTTCCCGATCCTCACGATCATTGCTGTGTTGGGGATTATCCTTGGTGCCGCGTATATGCTCTGGCTGCAAGAGCGGGTCTTCTTTGGGCCACGCAAAGCAGTGTGGAATGGGTTGTCTGATATGAATGGGTTAGAAAAATTTAATATGATCGCCTGCCTCATTGTCGTTTTGATTACCGGCATTCTGCCGTTCCTCATCATGGACATTATCAACCCGGCGACAGTTCAGCTCCTCGGGCTGTTAGGTTAG
- the nuoH gene encoding NADH-quinone oxidoreductase subunit NuoH has protein sequence MFFTFTQAWPLWAQQLFYAIVPVVLMIAVVMTSVILFVWYERRWLGVLQHRFGPNRVGPFGLLQLIADAVKMMTKEDIMNREVHKVLFTMAPIITMSSALIAWAVIPFGENMIISNIETGIFFLFAIAGMGTFATIIAGYASANKWSTLGAMRGVGQAISYEIPLLFSVVPIFLIAGSFNLQDIVLQQQGFWNIWKQPLAFLLFYICMTAEVNRTPFDLPESESELVSGFNTEYSGFKFGGFFMGEYIASVTMCALLTLLFFGGWYLPFANIEVINALHTGTIGYLINPIVFLAKTYFFFGITVWVRATLPRVTIGMLLSFAWKGLIPLTILNIFVTGLVLYILR, from the coding sequence ATGTTTTTTACCTTTACACAAGCATGGCCCCTCTGGGCGCAACAACTGTTTTACGCCATTGTTCCGGTCGTTCTGATGATCGCGGTGGTTATGACTTCGGTTATCCTCTTTGTTTGGTATGAGCGCCGTTGGTTGGGAGTCTTGCAGCATCGCTTTGGACCAAACCGCGTCGGGCCGTTCGGACTGCTCCAATTGATTGCCGATGCCGTCAAAATGATGACCAAAGAGGACATCATGAACCGCGAGGTTCACAAAGTACTCTTTACGATGGCTCCGATCATTACGATGAGTTCCGCCTTGATCGCGTGGGCGGTTATTCCGTTCGGCGAAAACATGATTATCAGTAATATCGAAACAGGGATTTTCTTCCTTTTCGCCATTGCCGGCATGGGAACGTTTGCCACGATTATCGCCGGTTATGCCAGCGCCAACAAGTGGAGTACCCTTGGGGCGATGCGCGGCGTTGGTCAAGCAATCAGTTACGAAATCCCCCTGCTCTTTTCGGTCGTGCCAATCTTCCTGATTGCCGGATCGTTCAACCTGCAAGACATCGTGTTGCAGCAGCAAGGGTTCTGGAATATCTGGAAGCAGCCATTAGCGTTCCTGCTGTTCTATATCTGTATGACTGCCGAAGTAAACCGGACGCCATTCGACCTTCCTGAATCGGAAAGTGAATTGGTTTCTGGATTTAACACGGAGTATTCAGGGTTTAAGTTTGGTGGCTTTTTTATGGGCGAGTACATCGCTTCTGTCACCATGTGTGCCCTGCTGACGCTGCTCTTCTTTGGTGGCTGGTACTTACCGTTTGCCAATATCGAAGTGATTAACGCACTTCACACTGGCACCATCGGCTACCTTATCAACCCCATTGTGTTCCTGGCGAAGACCTATTTCTTCTTTGGTATTACCGTATGGGTGCGGGCAACACTGCCACGGGTAACGATCGGGATGCTCCTGAGCTTTGCCTGGAAAGGGCTGATTCCGCTGACGATTTTGAACATTTTTGTTACCGGCTTAGTCCTGTACATTCTAAGGTAG
- the nuoK gene encoding NADH-quinone oxidoreductase subunit NuoK: protein MLSVTLNHFLYVATAIFCLGIFGIIVSRNAVKVLLSIEVMLAGVNMAFIAFSRYVTPDTLEGQMITIFILTVAAAEAAVGLAILLVVYRNYRTVDMSKFNLLKW from the coding sequence ATGTTAAGTGTAACTCTGAATCATTTCCTCTACGTCGCAACAGCGATTTTTTGCCTTGGGATTTTTGGTATTATCGTGAGCCGCAATGCGGTCAAAGTGCTCCTTTCGATCGAAGTGATGTTAGCCGGGGTCAACATGGCGTTTATTGCTTTTTCGCGCTATGTCACGCCAGATACGCTGGAAGGGCAGATGATTACCATTTTCATCCTGACGGTCGCCGCTGCAGAAGCCGCGGTGGGGCTGGCTATCCTCTTGGTCGTGTATCGCAACTACCGGACGGTAGACATGTCCAAATTCAATTTGCTGAAGTGGTGA
- a CDS encoding SDR family NAD(P)-dependent oxidoreductase: MSASLVGKKAFITGASSGIGLACAHALAKAGAKLLLCARNQTKLEMVAAELAKQYGTQSFVLPLDVCRRSDVATALESLPAEWQAPDILINNAGLALGLEKLHENSIDDWETMIDTNIKGVLYLLRGLVPGMIGREAATVINVGSTAGRGAYPNGAVYCACKAALRIITDGLRMDTIDTPLRVSIVEPGMTETNFSNVRFHGDTERAKQVYTGLKPLTPEDVAEAVLFMATRPAHVQIHDIMMSPTHQASGGMIYRVTK, translated from the coding sequence ATGAGCGCATCATTAGTCGGCAAGAAAGCCTTTATCACAGGTGCCAGCAGCGGGATTGGGCTGGCCTGCGCCCATGCGCTTGCGAAGGCCGGCGCCAAGCTGCTACTCTGCGCGCGCAATCAAACCAAGCTTGAAATGGTCGCGGCTGAACTCGCCAAACAGTATGGCACGCAATCGTTTGTGCTGCCACTTGACGTCTGTCGTCGCAGCGACGTTGCCACAGCGCTAGAAAGCCTTCCGGCAGAATGGCAAGCGCCGGATATCCTCATCAACAATGCGGGACTCGCACTTGGGTTAGAAAAGCTGCATGAAAACAGCATCGACGATTGGGAAACCATGATCGACACCAACATCAAGGGGGTGCTCTATCTACTGCGCGGTTTGGTTCCGGGCATGATCGGGCGTGAAGCCGCCACGGTCATCAACGTTGGTTCGACGGCTGGTCGCGGCGCGTACCCCAATGGTGCCGTCTACTGTGCCTGTAAAGCCGCGCTGCGCATTATCACCGATGGCCTGCGCATGGATACCATTGATACGCCCCTTAGAGTCAGTATTGTCGAACCGGGGATGACGGAAACCAACTTCAGCAATGTCCGCTTTCACGGCGACACCGAGCGTGCCAAACAGGTCTATACGGGGCTGAAACCACTCACGCCAGAAGATGTTGCCGAAGCGGTGCTGTTTATGGCCACCCGCCCGGCGCACGTGCAGATTCACGATATCATGATGTCGCCCACGCATCAGGCGAGTGGCGGGATGATTTATCGCGTGACCAAATAA
- the nuoL gene encoding NADH-quinone oxidoreductase subunit L codes for MIEFAISNAWLIGVMPILAGCIALLLVRPWPKLAHTVVIIPSAFGWALATLVLAGAFLGYDLSSSQWSYRLLTTGDFDLNFGIAVDNLTAMMLFIVMTVSTLVQLFSTKYIEGDSGYSRFFAFLGLFTSSMLGLILVDNLLGLFIFWELVGVSSFLLIGHWFQKPSAAAASKKAFITNRVGDFGFLIGIMIIFAVTGTLDFAELREAIVVGDLSGWILTAAGIGIFCGAIGKSAQWPLHVWLPDAMEGPTPVSALIHAATMVAAGVYMVGKIYFLFEASATTLQFIAWIGIITAFLAACIAVVQYDIKKALAYSTVSQLGFMMFALGMGPIGYAAALFHLMAHAFFKGMMFLDSGSVIHGCHHEQDMRYMGGLRKTMPFTSIIMLIGCLAIAGIPPFVGFFSKDEVLAAAFAMNPLIYVMGTLTAGLTAFYMFRMYFMTFHGEYRGHAHPHESPWQMTVPLAILGFFTVVAGLPALPHFWGGHSMIADFLHYMPVSGEPVTLHLNVPVMIIATLTSVVSIVVAYLMYVKGTICPEKMKQRFSYLHNLLTYKFYYDEMYGALSKYVVLGIGKASWWFDRTIIDGAVNLIGSVTYWCGGRVRLLQTGSIQTYVSVLVLAVAVIAAVLLV; via the coding sequence ATGATTGAATTTGCCATATCGAATGCGTGGCTCATTGGCGTCATGCCGATCCTTGCTGGGTGTATTGCCCTGTTACTGGTTCGTCCGTGGCCAAAGCTGGCGCACACTGTGGTCATCATCCCGTCGGCCTTTGGCTGGGCGCTCGCCACTTTAGTTTTGGCCGGAGCGTTTCTGGGCTATGACCTTTCTTCTTCACAGTGGAGTTATCGCCTGCTGACTACCGGCGATTTTGATCTGAACTTTGGCATTGCTGTCGATAACCTGACGGCCATGATGCTCTTTATCGTTATGACAGTCAGTACGCTGGTGCAGCTGTTTTCTACCAAGTACATTGAAGGCGACAGCGGCTATTCCCGCTTCTTTGCATTCCTTGGCTTGTTTACTTCGTCGATGCTCGGACTGATTCTGGTTGACAACCTCCTTGGTCTCTTCATCTTCTGGGAGCTTGTCGGGGTCTCCTCCTTCCTGCTGATTGGTCACTGGTTCCAAAAACCATCGGCAGCAGCCGCGTCGAAAAAGGCCTTCATCACCAACCGCGTCGGGGACTTTGGTTTCCTGATCGGGATTATGATTATCTTTGCCGTGACTGGCACGTTAGATTTTGCTGAACTTCGCGAGGCCATTGTCGTGGGCGATCTTTCCGGCTGGATTTTGACAGCGGCGGGGATTGGGATATTCTGCGGTGCTATCGGGAAATCGGCTCAGTGGCCATTACACGTGTGGTTACCTGATGCGATGGAAGGTCCAACCCCAGTATCAGCGTTGATCCACGCGGCCACGATGGTTGCCGCCGGGGTCTACATGGTTGGGAAAATCTACTTCCTGTTCGAAGCTTCGGCCACCACACTCCAGTTCATTGCGTGGATCGGTATCATTACCGCCTTCCTTGCTGCTTGTATTGCTGTTGTGCAGTACGATATTAAAAAGGCACTGGCCTACTCTACGGTATCGCAGCTTGGCTTTATGATGTTTGCCCTTGGCATGGGGCCAATCGGGTACGCCGCCGCACTCTTTCACTTGATGGCGCACGCCTTCTTTAAAGGGATGATGTTCCTTGATAGTGGTTCGGTCATCCACGGCTGTCACCACGAACAGGATATGCGCTACATGGGCGGTCTGCGCAAAACCATGCCGTTTACCTCCATCATCATGTTGATCGGCTGTTTGGCGATTGCTGGTATTCCTCCATTCGTCGGCTTCTTCAGTAAAGATGAAGTATTGGCGGCCGCCTTCGCGATGAACCCATTGATCTATGTCATGGGGACACTCACCGCAGGTCTGACGGCCTTCTATATGTTCCGGATGTACTTCATGACTTTCCACGGCGAATACCGTGGCCACGCCCATCCGCATGAGTCTCCTTGGCAAATGACAGTACCACTGGCGATTCTTGGCTTCTTCACCGTCGTTGCGGGCTTGCCAGCGCTGCCACACTTCTGGGGTGGACACAGCATGATTGCTGACTTCCTGCACTACATGCCGGTCAGTGGCGAGCCGGTTACGCTCCACCTGAATGTGCCAGTTATGATTATCGCAACGCTCACCAGCGTGGTCAGCATTGTGGTGGCCTACTTGATGTACGTTAAGGGGACGATTTGCCCTGAGAAGATGAAGCAGCGCTTCAGCTACCTGCACAATTTGTTGACGTACAAGTTCTACTACGACGAAATGTACGGCGCATTGAGCAAGTATGTCGTGCTGGGCATCGGTAAAGCGAGCTGGTGGTTCGACCGCACTATCATTGATGGCGCGGTAAACCTGATCGGCAGCGTTACCTACTGGTGTGGCGGTCGCGTGCGCCTGCTGCAGACCGGCTCAATTCAGACTTACGTTTCAGTACTCGTACTTGCCGTAGCGGTTATCGCCGCTGTACTGCTGGTATAG
- a CDS encoding NADH-quinone oxidoreductase subunit D: MTTTPCATPLPPQVIKHDYESDIMTLAMGPHHPSTHGVLQIMLKLDGEIVVEAEPVIGFLHRSMERMGQERPWIQYIAALNRFDYLATIHSEMPYCVATERIAGLEVPERAQWIRTLMMELNRIHSHLLWVGTFLLDMGATTIVMYALRERELILDIFEEITGMRMMNNYTRIGGVRYDITPKSVEMIRAFIKSFPQALKDMDAIITGNPIVRTRLIDKGVLTRQQALDFGAVGIASRGSGVDFDLRRDRPDFAYDKLSFKVPVYDSGDNFARYMVRMVEMEESLKMAEQCIDLMPEGPVQCKTKIGPMWKAPAGEAYAEVESARGILGTYVVSDGGATPMRTKLRGASFTNLHAFAQTLVGINISEVVILLGSYDVVLPEIDR; this comes from the coding sequence ATGACCACAACACCCTGTGCAACACCTTTGCCCCCGCAGGTCATCAAACACGACTACGAAAGTGACATAATGACCTTGGCCATGGGGCCACACCACCCTTCGACCCACGGCGTTCTGCAAATTATGCTGAAGCTTGATGGTGAAATTGTGGTGGAAGCAGAGCCGGTTATTGGCTTTCTGCACCGCTCTATGGAAAGAATGGGTCAGGAGCGTCCGTGGATTCAATACATCGCGGCACTGAACCGTTTCGACTACCTGGCAACCATCCACTCCGAAATGCCGTACTGCGTCGCCACCGAGCGCATCGCTGGCCTCGAAGTTCCCGAACGGGCACAGTGGATTCGTACCCTGATGATGGAACTCAACCGTATCCACTCGCACCTGCTGTGGGTCGGCACATTCCTACTCGACATGGGTGCAACGACGATTGTTATGTATGCACTCCGCGAGCGCGAACTGATTCTCGATATCTTCGAAGAAATCACCGGCATGCGGATGATGAATAACTACACCCGCATTGGCGGCGTCCGTTACGACATCACGCCGAAGTCTGTCGAAATGATTCGCGCCTTTATCAAGAGCTTCCCGCAAGCACTGAAAGATATGGACGCCATTATTACCGGCAACCCAATTGTCCGTACGCGTCTCATTGACAAAGGGGTGCTAACGCGTCAACAGGCATTGGATTTCGGCGCTGTCGGCATTGCGTCACGCGGTTCCGGAGTCGACTTCGACCTGCGCCGTGACCGTCCCGACTTTGCCTACGATAAGCTTTCCTTCAAAGTTCCTGTGTACGATTCAGGCGACAACTTTGCCCGCTACATGGTACGGATGGTGGAAATGGAAGAATCACTCAAGATGGCGGAACAGTGTATTGACCTGATGCCCGAAGGGCCAGTGCAGTGCAAAACCAAAATCGGGCCCATGTGGAAAGCTCCGGCCGGCGAAGCCTACGCTGAAGTCGAGTCGGCACGCGGCATTCTCGGCACATATGTTGTTTCAGACGGCGGTGCCACACCGATGCGGACGAAACTACGTGGTGCATCTTTCACCAACCTTCATGCCTTCGCGCAAACGCTGGTTGGCATTAACATTTCGGAAGTCGTCATCCTCCTCGGATCGTATGACGTTGTTCTTCCTGAAATCGACAGGTAG
- a CDS encoding NADH-quinone oxidoreductase subunit J family protein has protein sequence MGDFIYHLVFYLLAASMFASALAMIFVRNIVASVVCLVGAFLGVAGFFFLLNAEFIGVVQIMVYAGALSLLIVFAIMLTDPKDHETERPKLNNILAGLVVSGALFLIMVCAISTAEWKISDAAPLLERTAVYIGVQYFTDYIVPFYLAAIILSMALTGAIVLAKKDEEGDKC, from the coding sequence ATGGGTGACTTTATCTATCATCTCGTGTTTTATCTCCTGGCAGCATCTATGTTTGCCAGCGCGCTTGCGATGATTTTTGTCCGCAACATTGTCGCCAGTGTTGTCTGTCTGGTCGGAGCGTTCTTGGGTGTGGCCGGATTCTTTTTCCTGCTCAACGCCGAGTTTATTGGTGTCGTCCAAATCATGGTTTATGCCGGAGCACTGTCGCTTTTGATCGTGTTTGCGATCATGCTGACCGATCCGAAAGATCACGAAACCGAGCGGCCAAAACTGAACAACATCCTTGCTGGCCTCGTAGTCAGTGGTGCCTTGTTCCTGATTATGGTCTGCGCCATTTCGACGGCTGAATGGAAGATTTCTGATGCGGCTCCGCTGCTAGAGCGCACCGCAGTTTACATTGGTGTTCAGTACTTCACCGATTACATTGTGCCGTTCTACCTTGCCGCGATTATCCTTTCGATGGCACTGACTGGCGCTATTGTTCTGGCGAAGAAGGATGAGGAGGGGGATAAATGTTAA
- a CDS encoding 4Fe-4S binding protein, which yields MAHHDEHATIEAPAAKTGECVSMINTVFAGAKAIATGMKTVLKYAGGPRPTREYPEVVRPLAERSRGRLYFIEEKCIACNMCVKACPIDVIHLESHREDREVDGKVKKVPVIDKYTVDIGECISCGLCAEHCPTDAVFQAHEYETAYYYKELFVMNKDELAMTFPEFIAKKNREMKGK from the coding sequence ATGGCTCATCATGATGAACATGCAACGATAGAAGCGCCCGCAGCCAAAACTGGCGAATGTGTTTCGATGATCAATACGGTGTTCGCAGGTGCCAAGGCGATTGCGACCGGAATGAAAACGGTACTCAAGTACGCTGGTGGCCCCCGCCCAACACGCGAATATCCCGAAGTTGTCCGTCCGCTCGCCGAGCGCTCGCGTGGACGTCTCTACTTTATCGAAGAAAAGTGCATTGCCTGCAATATGTGCGTCAAGGCGTGCCCGATCGACGTTATCCATCTCGAATCGCACCGCGAAGACCGTGAAGTGGATGGCAAAGTCAAAAAAGTTCCCGTCATCGACAAGTACACCGTCGATATCGGCGAATGTATCTCTTGCGGTTTGTGTGCCGAACACTGTCCAACCGACGCGGTTTTCCAAGCGCATGAGTACGAAACGGCCTACTACTACAAAGAGCTTTTTGTAATGAATAAGGATGAACTGGCTATGACATTTCCAGAGTTCATCGCTAAGAAAAACCGGGAAATGAAGGGGAAGTAG
- a CDS encoding MTH1187 family thiamine-binding protein, with amino-acid sequence MLAEFSITPLDKGGKQLSEYVAKSLEIIRQSGLKYELHAMGTIVEGEPEAVFALIQTCHMNMRQYSGRVSTSIKIDDKVGVTGALEGKVAAVKERLG; translated from the coding sequence ATGTTAGCGGAATTTTCGATTACCCCCCTCGATAAAGGGGGGAAACAACTTTCTGAATACGTGGCGAAATCGCTGGAAATCATCCGCCAGAGCGGGCTGAAGTATGAACTGCACGCGATGGGGACGATTGTAGAAGGGGAGCCGGAAGCGGTTTTTGCCCTGATACAAACGTGTCACATGAACATGCGGCAGTATTCTGGGCGCGTTTCCACTTCCATTAAGATCGACGATAAAGTTGGTGTTACCGGAGCGCTGGAAGGCAAAGTCGCCGCGGTCAAAGAACGGTTAGGATAG
- a CDS encoding NADH-quinone oxidoreductase subunit C, translating into MSEEQKPKPKFTPEQLEELKKAAAAKKAAAAASGEAAPASASASEAPAEAATPAPKPEAPAWLAGFMQGFDGTEYQGTDANQWHIVTITPDQVVAFCTNLKAGGFDFLDCLSGVEYKECFGTVLHIHRIANKWQLCVQYRTANKNEPVTLPSVSAIWPTADWHERESFDLMGIRYAGHPDLRRILLPDDTVGHTLRKDFVPNTDGSLKV; encoded by the coding sequence ATGTCTGAAGAACAGAAACCAAAACCGAAATTCACCCCCGAACAGCTTGAAGAGCTGAAAAAAGCTGCTGCTGCCAAGAAAGCGGCCGCTGCCGCCAGTGGCGAAGCTGCTCCTGCTTCTGCAAGTGCTTCTGAAGCGCCTGCCGAAGCAGCGACTCCCGCGCCAAAGCCGGAAGCTCCAGCATGGCTGGCTGGCTTTATGCAAGGATTTGACGGGACAGAATATCAAGGAACGGATGCCAATCAGTGGCATATCGTCACCATCACGCCCGACCAAGTGGTTGCTTTCTGCACCAATCTAAAAGCCGGTGGCTTCGACTTCCTCGACTGCCTTTCCGGTGTTGAGTACAAAGAGTGCTTTGGCACCGTGCTCCATATCCACCGTATTGCCAATAAGTGGCAGCTCTGTGTGCAATACCGCACGGCAAACAAGAATGAGCCAGTGACATTGCCTTCCGTCAGCGCCATCTGGCCAACGGCTGATTGGCACGAGCGCGAATCGTTCGACCTTATGGGAATCCGCTACGCTGGTCACCCTGACCTGCGCCGCATCCTCTTGCCGGACGATACCGTAGGGCACACGCTCCGCAAAGACTTTGTTCCGAATACCGACGGGAGTTTGAAAGTATGA
- a CDS encoding NADH-quinone oxidoreductase subunit N, with protein sequence MTHHTDLVIIFPELLVVAAIFIATVADLFINRQNKLAVGYMVLLGMVGALVTLIGLREYSTAFNFAGMFEHTGYSWWFRIMILSGGILTLMMSFIYAQERHTKQGEYYYLIAIATLGGMVLAGSGNVVSLFLGLEMLSITSYVLVGMQRGKPIAAEASFKYMLYGAISSAVMLFGFALIFGMTGTLNIAEAGASLGLLLEGHSSMAATLAMIMVLGGLGYKLAVVPFHQWSPDVYHGASYPVTAFLSVVSKIAGFAIVIRLVDYVFMGYGLEVIASQWALAFAFMAAASMIIGNMAALVQSNVKRMLAYSSISHAGYVLVGIVAFMATNDLPAGVAFLDGATATVFYLFGYLFMNIGAFAGLMHFSRMVGSAETADLAGLAKKSPLVAFVTASCLVSLAGLPPFIGFLAKFYLFGSAVQSGYVWLAIIGLIMSIVSLYYYARVIKTLYFDEQTSEIRNATTSGSGVSAALGFSFAGMLLSMFFAEPIINIIRWSMERL encoded by the coding sequence ATGACACATCACACCGATCTCGTAATTATCTTCCCTGAACTGCTCGTTGTGGCGGCAATCTTTATTGCCACCGTTGCCGACCTGTTCATCAATAGACAGAATAAGTTAGCTGTCGGCTACATGGTACTGCTCGGCATGGTGGGCGCACTCGTCACCCTGATTGGGCTCAGAGAGTATTCGACAGCGTTTAACTTTGCCGGCATGTTTGAGCACACCGGCTATTCATGGTGGTTCCGCATCATGATTTTGTCCGGCGGTATTCTGACGCTTATGATGTCATTTATTTACGCCCAAGAACGTCACACCAAACAGGGTGAATACTACTACCTGATTGCCATTGCCACCCTTGGCGGGATGGTACTGGCTGGTTCTGGCAACGTGGTTTCTCTCTTCCTTGGGCTGGAAATGCTGAGTATTACCTCGTATGTTCTCGTTGGTATGCAGCGCGGCAAGCCAATAGCGGCCGAAGCATCGTTTAAATACATGCTCTACGGCGCGATTTCTTCCGCCGTGATGCTGTTTGGCTTTGCTCTGATTTTTGGTATGACAGGCACCCTGAACATTGCCGAAGCAGGCGCTTCGCTTGGACTGCTCCTCGAAGGGCATTCCAGCATGGCAGCAACACTGGCGATGATTATGGTTCTGGGCGGACTGGGCTACAAACTGGCCGTTGTTCCGTTCCACCAATGGTCGCCGGACGTGTACCACGGGGCATCGTATCCCGTAACCGCGTTCCTGTCAGTCGTCTCCAAAATTGCCGGTTTTGCGATCGTCATCCGTCTGGTTGACTACGTCTTCATGGGTTACGGCCTCGAAGTCATTGCCAGCCAATGGGCACTGGCCTTCGCCTTTATGGCAGCGGCCAGCATGATTATTGGTAATATGGCGGCGCTTGTACAAAGCAACGTGAAACGGATGCTGGCTTACTCCAGTATTTCACATGCGGGATATGTCTTGGTTGGTATCGTCGCCTTTATGGCCACAAATGACCTCCCTGCCGGAGTGGCGTTCCTTGATGGCGCAACGGCGACGGTATTCTACCTCTTCGGTTACCTCTTTATGAACATCGGTGCCTTTGCTGGTCTGATGCACTTTAGCCGGATGGTTGGAAGCGCTGAAACGGCGGATCTAGCCGGTCTGGCGAAAAAGAGCCCACTGGTGGCTTTTGTCACCGCGTCTTGTCTAGTCAGCTTGGCTGGGTTGCCGCCCTTTATCGGCTTCCTTGCGAAGTTCTACCTCTTCGGTTCTGCGGTACAAAGTGGCTATGTCTGGCTCGCCATCATCGGTCTGATCATGAGTATCGTGTCGCTTTACTACTATGCGCGCGTTATCAAAACATTGTACTTCGATGAACAAACTTCTGAAATTCGCAATGCCACGACTTCGGGGTCTGGCGTATCCGCCGCTCTTGGGTTTAGTTTTGCGGGGATGTTGCTCTCGATGTTCTTTGCCGAGCCGATCATCAACATTATCCGTTGGTCGATGGAGCGGTTGTAA